The following proteins come from a genomic window of Malus sylvestris chromosome 4, drMalSylv7.2, whole genome shotgun sequence:
- the LOC126617829 gene encoding probably inactive leucine-rich repeat receptor-like protein kinase At3g28040, translating into MASLGFLQHMLPSILILASLHACMGDATVPSQLNNDVLGLLVFKSDIHDPSSYLASWNEDENSPCSWEYVQCNPATGRVSQLSLEGLGLKGKIGKGLQNLQNLKVLSLSSNNFSGDISPEKLALPPNLEKLNLSHNSLSGLIPTNLFNMSSIKFLDLSENSLSGPLPDNLFDNCFSLRYLSLSGNLLEGPLPSTLPRCSSLNSLNLSNNHFSGNPDFASGIWSLTRLRTLDLSNNAFSGYVSQGISAVHNLKELLLQSNHFSGSLPADIGLCPHLEKIDLSYNMFTDALQDSLQRLNSLTFFSLSDNMFSGDFPQWIGSMSSLKYLDFSNNGFTGTLPTSMSDLRSLNYLSLSNNKLVGTIPTSLAYCNDLSVIRLRGNTFTGSIPEGLFNLGLEEIDFSHMGLTGSIPPGSSKLFESLRMYDLSSNNLKGNIPAEVGLFSNLRYLNLSWNNLQSRMPPELGFFQNLTVLDLRNSALFGSIPEDVCDSASLAILQLDGNSLTGSIPDEIGNCSSLYLMSLSHNNLSGTIPKSISKLNKLKILKLEFNELSGEIPQELGKLENLLAVNISYNRLVGRLPAGSVFQSLDQTALQGNLGICSPLLKGPCTMNVPKPLVLDPTAYNNQMGGHRRHNKSATSTKDQRRTFLSLSAIVAISAASLIVLGVIVISLLNASARRRPAFVETALESMCSSSSRSGSLASGKLILFDSRSSPEWISSPESLLNKASEIGEGVFGTVYKIPLGAQGRVVAIKRLVTSNIIQCLEDFDREVRILGKARHPNLIALKGYYWTPQMQLLVTEFATNGSLQSKLHERPHSSPPLSWANRFKILLGTAKGLAQLHHSYRPPIIHYNIKPSNILLDESYNAKISDFALARLLTKIDQHVVSNRFQSALGYVAPELACQSLRVNEKCDVYGFGVLILEIVTGRRPVEYGEDNVVILNDHVRVLLEQGNALGCIDVSMGYYPEDEVLPVLKLALVCTSQIPSCRPTMAEVVQIMQIIKTPIPQTMEAY; encoded by the exons ATGGCTTCTCTCGGATTCCTCCAACATATGCTGCCATCAATATTGATATTAGCATCTCTTCACGCCTGCATGGGAGACGCCACAGTTCCTTCACAGCTCAACAACGACGTTCTAGGCCTACTCGTCTTCAAATCCGACATCCATGATCCTTCCTCGTACCTCGCTTCATGGAATGAAGATGAGAACTCCCCTTGTTCTTGGGAATATGTACAATGCAATCCAGCCACCGGAAGAGTCTCTCAGCTGTCACTCGAAGGCCTAGGCCTAAAGGGAAAAATCGGAAAAGGGCTTCAGAACTTGCAAAATTTGAAGGTACTTTCTTTGTCAAGCAACAATTTCAGCGGAGACATTAGTCCGGAGAAGCTTGCTCtgcctccgaatctcgaaaagCTTAATTTAAGCCACAACAGTTTATCAGGATTAATtcccactaatcttttcaaCATGAGCTCCATCAAATTTCTTGATCTTTCCGAGAACTCACTCTCAGGGCCACTCCCTGATAACCTGTTTGATAACTGCTTTTCGCTTCGCTATCTTTCGTTATCTGGTAACTTGCTTGAAGGTCCTTTGCCTAGCACACTGCCTAGATGCTCTTCTTTGAACAGTCTCAATCTCTCAAACAACCATTTCTCCGGTAACCCTGATTTCGCTTCTGGGATTTGGTCTTTGACAAGATTGCGCACTCTAGATCTTTCGAACAATGCCTTTTCCGGGTATGTGTCACAAGGGATATCAGCCGTACACAACTTGAAAGAGCTTCTGTTACAAAGCAATCACTTTTCGGGATCTTTGCCGGCGGATATAGGACTATGTCCTCACTTAGAGAAGATTGATTTGAGCTATAATATGTTCACTGATGCATTACAAGACTCACTTCAGAGGTTGAATTCTTTGACATTTTTCAGTCTGTCAGATAACATGTTTTCTGGTGATTTCCCTCAGTGGATTGGTAGCATGAGCAGCCTCAAATATTTGGATTTTTCGAACAATGGCTTCACCGGAACCCTCCCAACTTCAATGAGTGACCTCAGATCACTCAATTATTTGAGTTTGTCAAACAACAAACTTGTTGGTACTATTCCAACTTCTCTTGCTTACTGCAATGATTTGTCTGTGATTCGGTTGAGGGGTAACACTTTCACTGGAAGCATACCAGAGGGCTTGTTTAATCTGGGGTTGGAGGAAATTGACTTCTCCCACATGGGACTTACAGGTTCTATTCCTCCGGGTTCCAGCAAACTCTTCGAATCCTTAAGGATGTATGATTTGTCAAGCAACAATCTCAAAGGAAATATTCCGGCAGAAGTGGGACTTTTCTCCAACTTGAGGTACTTGAATTTGTCATGGAACAACCTTCAGTCAAGGATGCCTCCAGAGCTCGGCTTCTTTCAGAACTTAACGGTGCTAGATCTTCGAAACAGCGCCTTGTTCGGTTCTATCCCAGAGGATGTGTGTGATTCAGCAAGCCTGGCAATTCTCCAATTGGATGGAAACTCGTTGACTGGCTCAATTCCTGATGAAATTGGCAACTGCTCATCTCTCTATTTGAT GAGCTTGTCACATAACAATTTAAGTGGTACTATTCCGAAATCCATTTCGAAGCTAAATAAGCTCAAGATTCTTAAATTGGAGTTCAATGAGTTGAGTGGAGAGATACCACAAGAACTTGGAAAACTAGAAAATCTACTTGCTGTGAACATATCATATAACAGGTTGGTAGGGAGGCTTCCTGCTGGGAGCGTATTTCAGAGCTTGGATCAAACTGCGCTGCAAGGAAATCTGGGAATTTGCTCACCGTTGTTAAAGGGACCGTGTACGATGAATGTGCCTAAGCCTCTTGTTCTAGATCCAACTGCGTACAACAACCAAATGGGCGGTCATAGACGCCATAACAAATCTGCAACATCCACAAAAGACCAGCGCCGCACCTTCCTTAGCTTATCTGCCATTGTGGCAATTTCAGCAGCTAGCCTGATTGTTTTGGGAGTGATTGTTATTAGTCTTCTGAATGCATCCGCAAGGAGGAGGCCTGCATTTGTGGAAACTGccttggagagcatgtgttcaAGCTCTTCACGTTCAGGTAGTTTGGCATCGGGGAAGCTCATTCTCTTCGACTCAAGGTCATCCCCGGAATGGATTAGCAGTCCTGAATCCCTACTCAACAAGGCCTCAGAGATCGGCGAGGGAGTCTTTGGAACAGTTTACAAAATTCCACTTGGAGCTCAAGGAAGAGTAGTTGCTATCAAGAGGTTGGTCACATCAAATATAATCCAGTGCCTTGAAGATTTTGATAGAGAGGTTAGAATTCTGGGGAAAGCAAGACACCCGAATCTAATCGCTCTAAAAGGGTACTATTGGACTCCACAGATGCAGCTGTTGGTAACAGAGTTTGCCACCAATGGCAGCCTTCAATCCAAACTCCATGAAAGACCTCATTCAAGTCCACCTCTTTCATGGGCTAATAGGTTCAAAATCTTGCTTGGAACAGCAAAGGGACTTGCTCAATTGCACCACTCATACCGCCCGCCAATCATCCACTACAACATCAAACCTAGTAACATCTTGCTCGATGAGAGTTACAACGCGAAAATATCAGACTTTGCACTGGCAAGGCTCCTGACAAAGATAGACCAGCATGTAGTGAGTAACAGATTTCAGAGTGCACTAGGTTATGTGGCGCCGGAACTGGCATGCCAGAGCTTAAGGGTGAATGAAAAATGTGATGTGTATGGTTTCGGCGTGTTGATTCTTGAGATCGTGACTGGGAGGAGACCTGTGGAGTATGGGGAGGACAATGTGGTAATACTGAATGACCATGTTAGGGTTTTGCTTGAGCAAGGGAATGCGTTGGGGTGCATTGATGTTAGCATGGGGTATTACCCAGAGGATGAAGTCCTACCAGTGCTTAAGTTGGCTTTGGTTTGCACCTCACAGATTCCATCCTGCAGGCCTACCATGGCAGAAGTTGTTCAAATTATGCAGATTATCAAGACCCCAATTCCACAAACAATGGAGGCTTACTGA
- the LOC126617841 gene encoding eukaryotic translation initiation factor 3 subunit H: MATPGARSFLQVAATEEVASPLRVVQIEGLVILKIIKHCKEFSPALVTGQLLGLDVGSVLEVTNCFPFPVREEDEEIEADGANYQLEMMRCLREVNVDNNTVGWYQSTLLGSFQTVELIETFMNYQENIRRCVCIIYDPLKSNQGVLALKALKLSDSFMDLYRTNNFTGEKLREKNLSWVDIFEEIPIKVSNSALISAFMTELEADTPVVQCDYDRLQLSTSPFLERNMEFLIECMDDLSMEQQKFQYYYRNLSRQQAQQQAWIQKRRLENMARKAAGDEPLPEEDPSNPVFKPLPEPSRLDSFLITNQISNYCNQINGVTGQSFSRLYLTKALHEN, translated from the exons ATGGCGACCC CGGGAGCAAGATCGTTTCTTCAGGTGGCGGCGACCGAAGAGGTTGCTTCTCCTCTCAGAGTCGTTCAGATCGAGGGACTG GTTATCTTGAAGATAATCAAACACTGCAAGGAGTTTTCGCCGGCTTTGGTCACGGGGCAACTTCTTGGGTTAGATGTTGGCAGCGTTCTCGAAGTTACTAATTGTTTCCCCTTCCCG GTCAGAGAGGaggatgaagaaattgaagctGATGGCGCCAATTACCAGCTTGAGATGATGAGATGTTTGAGAGAGGTTAATGTTGACAACAACACTGTTGGATG GTACCAATCTACATTGTTGGGTTCTTTTCAAACAGTGGAGCTGATCGAGACGTTCATGAACTACCAG gAAAATATCAGACGTTGTGTGTGCATAATTTATGATCCATTGAAGTCCAATCAAGGTGTTTTAGCACTCAAGGCACTGAAGCTTTCCGATTCATTCATGGATCTCTACCGCACTAACAATTTTACAGGAGAGAA GTTGAGGGAGAAAAACCTATCATGGGTGGATATTTTTGAAGAAATACCT ATCAAAGTTTCGAATTCTGCACTTATCAGTGCCTTTATGACTGAGCTGGAAGCTGATACACCTGTTGTCCAG TGTGATTACGACCGTCTGCAATTATCCACAAGCCCATTTCTGGAGAGGAATATGGAATTTCTCATTGAATGCATGGATGATTTGTCAATGGAACAGCAGAAG TTCCAATACTATTACAGGAACCTGTCACGTCAGCAAGCCCAACAGCAAGCATGGATCCAAAAGAGAAG GTTGGAGAATATGGCACGAAAGGCCGCAGGAGATGAACCTCTACCTGAGGAGGATCCTTCAAACCCTGTTTTCAAGCCACTACCCGAGCCTTCACGTTTGGATAGCTTTCTCATAACCAATCAGATCTCAAACTACTGCAACCAAATTAATGG GGTTACTGGCCAGAGCTTCAGCAGATTGTATTTGACAAAAGCGTTGCACGAGAATTGA